DNA sequence from the Acidobacteriota bacterium genome:
GAGGCAGCCGACATGACAAGAGCCTGCTTGCAGAAATTCGTTTCAGCCACCTTCGCGCTCCAGCTTGCCGCTACTGCTCTTCAGGCCCAGGAGTTGATCGAACTGCCGGGACGCGACCGCCTCATCGATCCTGACTTCGAGGAGGTCTATCGAGTGGGCGTTCTCGAAGGCGAATCGTGGGAGATGTTCGGCGAAGTGAACAAGGTGGCCTTCGACGCCGAAGGCAATCTGTATGTGTTCGACGGGACTATGGGACTGATGGGTTCGGGGAACCTGCGGGTGCTGGTTTTCGACGGCGCAGGCGGCTTTCGGCACCAGTTCGGATCGTGGGGCGGAGGTCCCGGCGAGTTTAACCGGCCCGTCGGCTTCGCGGTACTGAGGGACGGAACCACGGTCGTCAGCGATGTCGGTCACCGCGCCTATCAACTCTTCGACGCCTCTGGCACCTTCCAGCGGATGGTCCGCACCGGAGATGATCCCGGCACCGTGTCCGCATCGGCGACAATCCGGCCCGACCCGCGCGGCGCCGCAGTCTTTGCTGGAGGCTTCGGTGGAGGCCCGGACATCAGCTTCAGAGCCGCCAGCGGCGCGGGCGGTGCGGCAGTGCCCGCATCCCGTCCTATCACTCGGGTTGCGCTAGATGGCGAGGTCGTCGAAGCAGACACCGTAGTCCAAGGATGGTTGCCGCGGCGGGCAGACATGGATGATCTCACGCCAAACGTCCCCGCCGAACTTCGAGAAATGCTGGGACGGATGAGCATGCCGACCCTTTTCGAACCCCGCCTGTTGGTCGGGGTTCTTCCAGACGGAGGCATCGTTCACTCCGATTCGTCCGCCTATGTGCTCAAGGTCACTCCGCCGGGTGCAAGGGCACCCCAGCGCATCATTCGACGGCCTTTCCTGCCCGAGCCCTTGACGCCTTCGCTCCGGAGCGACTTCGAGGAGCGGAGAGCGGCCAGGCGGGAAGGCCGCGGAGGTGGGCCTCCCGGTCCCAGAATACTGGAAGTCCGGGGACGCAGCGAAGGAGGTGGTACGCCGGTGACCGGCAGCTTCCAACTCGAACAGAGGTACTACCATGAAGTGTCCGTCCTTCGCACTCTCGCGACCACATGGGACGGCCGCATCTGGGTGCAACGCAGAGGCACCGAGCCGGAAGGGGACGGACCCATCGATGTCCTGACCCACGAAGGCGAGTATGCTGGAAGCTATGCGACCGCCGCGACCGAGATGCCGGACGCGTTCGGCCCAAACGGTCTGGTGGCGTTCATCGAACTCGACGAATTTGACGTGGCGAGCGTGGTGGTGCGCAGACTGCCCGCCGGGGTTCGCTGAGGCCCCACGACGGTTGAACGGGGAAATTCAGCGCGTGGGACGCCGCTAACCGCCGAGCGAGGGACGCTCGCAGAGGCGACTCCAAGAGGATCACTGACATCGTAAACAACTACAAGACATTGACTTACGGAGCGACACTTTTCGGAGTTCTAGACGACGCAACCCATCGATGGAGCAACCACGCCCCACGCACTAATCGTCTCGCCGGTGGACCGTGCCCAACCGATTTCAACCGATCCCCTTGACATGGAGCGCGTGACCATCAACTTACCTCGGCGCTTCGGAACAGACGCGCTTGCATCCCCCAACATCACTCCGAAAGGACCGAAGAGAATGAGCACTCTGCGAATTCACGCAATCACTCGCGCCGCGTCGTTCGTCGCGGCATCCCTCCTCATCGTGGGCCTGAGCGCTGCGATTCCGGCCGACGCGAACGTCGCTGCCGCCGCCGGTATTGCCGAACTGGAAGTAGTCGGCGCGGAAAAGGGCGCGGAGGCGTCGGTGGCAGCTACCCCCAACGACGCCGAAACCGCCAAGCCGACTGGCGAAGGCGTCACCGAGGCCACCGACGATGGCCAGATAGTCTACACCGCATGGTGGAGCCCCATCTTCGGCTTTTGCTGGTTGAACTGCTGGGATCTGTGGTTCGACTGCGACTGTATCGTCATCGAGTTCTAAGGCGAGTCTGGCTCAGCCCAACCGGCCCGCTTCGCCCGTGTTCCGAGCCCCCATGCTCGACCGACTCCCCCGCAGCCCTTCCCTGCTCATCGCGGCGTTGGCTGCTTGCTTTCTGCATGGACCCCTACAGGGCATGCAATCCGGGCCAGCGCTCGTTCTCGAAGACAGCGTGGAGCTACGCGAAACCACGGAGCACTACCTAAGCGACCCGGCCGCATTGATCGTCGCGGACGACGGATCGTACTTCATCGCCGACCGATTTTCGAACAGTGTGCTGCGCTTCGGACGCGATGGCGGCTTCCGACGAGCCTTCGGTCGGGTAGGACAGGAGCCCGGCGAGTTCACGGTGGTGGGTGTGCAGGGCTTCGTTGCTGAAGATCTGTTGGGTTTCGTCGACTTGCGCCCCATGAGCTTGGAGATCTTCGAGGTGTCATCCGGCCGCTACCGGAATACCGTCGAGTTCGCCGAGGCCACGTTCCCTTTATCTTTCTCGGTGCATGACGAAACGCTCTGGACCGCAGGAATGGACCGGAATGCCTGGAAGGCCATCGGCGCGCACCCGATTCGGCACGTGTCGTCACGCGGCGCGGATGCTGTTATCTCGTTAGATCGAGTGACCGTGCCTCGGCCCTATATCGAGAATCCGATGGTGTTCGGCGTTCTCGCCTTCACCGTGATCGACGTGAGCGACGACGATCTGGTGGTGGGGTTTGGCGCGAGTCCTAATGTGCTTCGCACTGACCACGCCGGTAACGTGCTGGACACACTGGTCTTCCCGTCGGTTCGACGGCGTGGTCTTCCAGATGAGGATGAACTGGCTTCACTCGATCCTCGTGAAACGAGCATTCCCGAACTCGTGGAGTCCATTTCCGCCCTGACCGCGCTGTCGCGCGACGAACGGGGGAGTGTTCTCGCCCTCCACCAAGACTTCGACCTTGGCGAGCGACGGGCTGGAGGGGGTTATCCACAGCAAGCGGATTTCTACGTTTCGAGCATACAGGAAGACGGAAGCGGCGTGTGTCCAGACACCCTCGTTCCCACACTGGAATCAGGTGTTGCGAAAGCGGCCCTTCGTGCGGGCAGTCTGTACGTCTTGGAACAGTCGCTTGACGACCGCGGCAGTCCGAAGACGGTCATCCGGCGTTTCAGGATCGAGTCGAGCGACTGCACTGGGAGAATCATCTTCCCAAGACAAGGGGGATAGGTTTGCGGACTGCGAACCGCTTGCGCGCAGCGGCCATTTGCCTCGCATACGCGGCGCTTCTTTCCTGTAGCTCCGGCGACGGGGTTTCTGAGATCCGCCTTATCGACGGTAGAACGATTGGCGATGCTGTGAGCGTCGAAGGGATCT
Encoded proteins:
- a CDS encoding 6-bladed beta-propeller, yielding MVTRAFTPYTEAADMTRACLQKFVSATFALQLAATALQAQELIELPGRDRLIDPDFEEVYRVGVLEGESWEMFGEVNKVAFDAEGNLYVFDGTMGLMGSGNLRVLVFDGAGGFRHQFGSWGGGPGEFNRPVGFAVLRDGTTVVSDVGHRAYQLFDASGTFQRMVRTGDDPGTVSASATIRPDPRGAAVFAGGFGGGPDISFRAASGAGGAAVPASRPITRVALDGEVVEADTVVQGWLPRRADMDDLTPNVPAELREMLGRMSMPTLFEPRLLVGVLPDGGIVHSDSSAYVLKVTPPGARAPQRIIRRPFLPEPLTPSLRSDFEERRAARREGRGGGPPGPRILEVRGRSEGGGTPVTGSFQLEQRYYHEVSVLRTLATTWDGRIWVQRRGTEPEGDGPIDVLTHEGEYAGSYATAATEMPDAFGPNGLVAFIELDEFDVASVVVRRLPAGVR